AAAAATGGAGGATTTGAATTTTGATGAGTTAGATAAGTTAGGATTTCCATTAGTGGTAAAACCAAACTCTGGTGGTTCAAGTGTTGGGGTAAAGATTGTCTATGATAAAGACGAATTAATTTCAATGCTGGAAACTGTGTTCGAATGGGATTCTGAAGTAGTAATAGAGAAATATATAAAAGGTGAAGAGATTACATGTTCCATTTTTGATGGGAAACAGTTACCTATCATTTCAATTCGGCATGCGGCTGAGTTCTTTGATTACAATGCGAAATATGATGACGCTAGTACAATTGAAGAAGTTATCGAACTTCCAGCTGAACTTAAGGAACGTGTAAACAAAGCATCACTGGCGTGCTATAAAGCATTAAAATGTAGTGTTTATGCAAGGGTTGATATGATGGTGAAGGACGGTATTCCATATGTAATGGAGGTTAATACATTACCAGGGATGACACAAGCAAGTTTACTACCAAAAAGTGCAGATGCAGCGGGAATTCATTATAGTAAACTATTAGATATGATTATTGAAACTTCATTAAGAGTAAGAAAAGAAGAAGGGTTTTAAGTAACGGTATTATGAATACTTTTGACAGTAACAAGAAGTATGTTATGATGAATACGATACGAAAATAAAATATTTATCCACTAGGGGGGCCTATTATAGGCTGAGATCAAATTGGAATTTGAGACTCTTAGTACCTGATCTGGTTAATGCCAGCGTAGGGAAGTGGGAAAGACATTGCTATTTCATGTATAAATACTGTCAATTTCACTTTCTTTACGCCTGTAAAGAAAGTTTTTTTATTATAAAGCGTTAATTGCTGTGGATAAATACTTATATGAAATGGATTATTGGAGGGAATCAAATGACTTTTTCACAATCATTACGTAAAGAAGTAGATTCAATTTGGGAAGCTAGTTTTCATCATCCTTTTGTAAAAAAACTCGGTGAAGGAACGTTAGATTTAGCTAATTTTCGCTATTACGTGCTTCAAGATTCCTATTATTTGAGTCACTTTGCTAGAGTACAAACATTAGGAGCTGCAAAAGCGCTTGAATTAGAAACGACTGCTCGCATGGCACATCATGCTCAAAATACATATGAGGCGGAATTATCTTTACATGAGAACTTTGCGAAGAAACTAGGGATTACACAAGAAGAAAAAGATAATTTTATCCCTGCTCCAACTGCATATGCATATACTTCACATATGTACCGTGCTGCGTATGAAGGACATTTAGGCGATATTATTGCAGCAATTTTACCTTGCTATTGGCTGTATTATGAAATTGGTGAGCGTTTAAAAGAGTGTCAGCCAGAAGAGCCGATTTATAACGAATGGATTTCTGCTTATGGATCTGATTGGTTCCGAACATTAGTTGAAGAGCAAATTACACGATTAGATGCAATAGCTGAAAAAGTGACAGAGTCTGATCGTAAGCGTATGAAACAGCATTTTGTTATAAGTAGTCAATATGAATATTCATTTTGGGAAATGGCTTATACTTTAGAAAAGTGGCCGGTAGATACAGAAGTAAAAGATGTAATAAGATAAAGAAAAGAGGTATTGCTATACGTATGTATGGACAATACCTCTTTTTAGGTTTTTATAAAATCATTGTAAAAATCACAAATAAAACACTCCTTTATATTGTAATTACTTTTAATTTTTATAAAGGTTATTGGCGTTGTTGATGAAAAAGATTCACTTCAAAAAGAATTGAGAGAAGTATGGCAGAAACAAAGTTATGCTTGGAGACGGAAGTGCACTCAAACTCATGCAAGCTCAGTTTCAATATCGTGATGAGGATTACAATACATTATTTAATGAATTTAAAGCAATTATGGAAAAGAATCATGAATTAAAGAATGACCTTTATGTATGTCAATGTACGTGTTGCAGAAGAACAACCGCGAAAAAACGTGCACACCGGCTTGAAGTTACAAAGTCGATCACAAGCGCTCGTTATAGCGCTCAAGGCAGTTTTGTGTTGGATGGTATGAAAAAACTGACAAAAGGAGTACGAAAAGAGCTACATACCAGATTGGCGAAATTATCGAACAGAAATGTAGACGTTGTCATTATAATCGCTCATCCAACGAGAGTTTTAGTGTTAATGAATGTAAAGTATGCCCGACTGGTGATGAATTACGTCGGTTGGGCAGATATTTGGATACACAACCTAAAAAGAATAGTGGACCGAGAATAGAAAAATCGAGTGGTTTAACACCTGAGGTTGTCAGGAACTTAAATATACAAGGAATACCGGATAAGGATTATGATCCTAGCCCCTCGTATGTCGGAAAAAAGAAAAAACATTGGAAACGAGTGGGGATTTGGAAAGGTCCAACTGATATGAGAGAAATAAAAAAGGGTAGAGCGAATGGTAGAAGTAGTTGATGTGAAAGGGATGGCGGATACTTAAAAGTTTCATAAAATAGTTAAATTAATAAAAAGCAGTTAGCTTTCGCTAGACTGCTTTGCTCCCTAATGTAGTCTTGTTATGTAATTTAGATGAAGATACTACCTACTAGGAATAAAGCTCCTAGCAGAATTAGAGAATCCACTAAAATTAAGAACTGATTTTTCTGTGGCTTTCGAAGTTCCTTTACCAAGCTAAAAACTGCACTCATTCCGAAACAAATATATATAAAAATCATTATTGTTCCTGATATAATTAACACTCCTAATATATTGATAACTTAATTATATTACGAAATACATGTACATGTAAGTTTGTAACAAAATCTTTATTTTAAAGAAAGCGAGAGGAAGAAATGAATACAGTAACAGTTAATATTCAAACAACAATTATTAAAGGAGCGTTAACAGGGGGTTCCAGAAGAGTTGTAGGTTTTGATAGTGAAATGGATATGGTAAGCATTGAGGCTGATGAAGATACTTTTATTGAAACTAAATCAGGAAATATTAAGCAAAATTAGTACAAAATCGTTATTTGAGAGAAAGGGATTATCTGAGATGAGTTTCAGCTAATCCCGAACCAATCATAGAAAGGAGAATGTATATGCAAGCGAAGACAATACCTAGAATTATTAAACTAATAAAAGCAAATGTTTTGGCTGTACCTTTCGGAGCCAAAATAGCCAAAACAATTGAGATAGGTATCAAAATTAAAGGAGGATCGGCAAAATACAGATTGAAAAATAAGAATGCAGTTAAAAATATTGAAATGAAACCAAAGTATTCTCTCATTACGTTATCCCTTCTCGAAAAGTAAATAATACAGATTATACCATAGAGAAAGTGAATCAAATTGATTTTTCAATAAAAACGCTATTTGAAAGTAAATAACCGTAAAAACGTCAGGCAACCAATTAAGTTGCCTACTACGTTCTTGAATGGTAAATGATAGATTTCTCAACAAAAGAGAGAAATAAAGAAAAATGTTTTTAAATGAAATTCATAAAAGTTTGATAGGTACTACCGAGGGAAAATACCGTAGCTACCGCATGGGCAGTCCATTTAGGCATATTTAATTTTAATATGGTGTTGTATAAGATTCCATATACGATACAAATGATTAATACAAATGCAATTAATTGAAGTGCTAATAGAAATAGTGGCTGTTCTAAAGCACTAAAGTAAAGTTGTTCCATTAGTTGATCACACCCCTTATTTAATATATTAATATAATTAAATTGAAAGTAAAGGTTTTTTCTATAAAGTTCCAAATGTATGAAGTTATAGGATTGGAAAGTGACTTTGAACAAAAACGCTATTCTAATAGGAAACGAGGGAGTGTAATGGAGCAATTATTGATATGTGTTTAAGTGAGTTTCTTGAAGTGTTTGCAGTATACGAGGGATTCGCTAAAGCGGCAGATCAAGAAAATATACAAAGGAAGATTATGGAAACAATACTTAAAAAAAGAGAAGCCCTTAATTAGGTCGCTCCTCTTAATACCAATATAAAATAACCATTCCATTATAATGTATAAGTATGAAATGTTTAACAATTATCTTCATGGTAAAAATTTCATTTTGTAGAACAGGGGAATGGATATGTGTACTTATGGGGAAAACGCAGTTAAAGAGTTCTTTAAGAAGCAAGAACTGGAACGAAATATAAAAGCAGCTAGAAAAAGCTAACTGCTCCGTGAATAAGAAGAACTCAATAGTCATTCGTATTCAACTTTGGGGTATCTATAATATTAACATATTTTAGGATTCTTAATAAAAAAGGGGGTGAGGGAGTGTAAGGAAAAAACTTTATATAAAGGTCCTTTTGGCGATTTAATCTATTAATTGCAGTCGTGATAATATTCATCACAGGAATCGTTACTATCGTTACAGCAGATACAAAATGTTTTTTGTACAAATAAACTAACTATACTAGTAGGACCTTCCTGTTTGGTAAGAGTAAGACTTTGAAAATCTTCAACTTGAAATATTTTTGTTTGAACAGGTTGTAATGTAGTAGTAATTGGTATGCTAGACCTTCTTGTTAGAATAGTTACTTGAACGGGTGCACTCATACCGACAACGAATAACTGAATTAATGTTTTGTTATGATTGTTTGTAAAATCCTCAAATACAGTTTGTGGAGCGGTGGTTTCAAGGAAAACAGACACAGGTATATTTCCATTTGCATTTTCTGCAGAACCAGCTATCGTATGAGTTTCAGTAAAACAGTTGTTTTTTTGATCGTTCGAATGCGATTGGTTTTTATAATATTTTTTACCATCTTTATAAAAGTAATCAGCCATATGAATTTAAAGCTCCCTTCTATTAGATATCTATATAATCTATTTAATAAAGCGAAGTAGTGCTTGTACAACATAATAAAATCCGCTCTCGTAAATTACCTGAAAATGTTATTTGAAAATTAAAGAGCGCCAATTAAGGGCGCTCCTTATACCGATTGCTTTATCGATTTCTCGATAACTTTCATTTTCATTCAAATAACGTAGAACGATTTGTATTTTTTCATCAGCTGTAAATTTAGCCATAGAAAAACTGCACCTCCGATTGTTAGACTGTGTCAAACAATTGGGGTGCAGTTCAACTTAAGGTGTTCTTTTGTAGTTTTATTGTAAAGTTATTGTAAATGATAAATACAATACATTATGTATATTGTATAATTCAAATGTATAGAGATATATGATTTCGGAGGTGCTGGATATGATAACTACTTTTAATTTTTAAAAGGGGCGTTTTGGTAATGTTTTATTTGGATAAATAGTTTTTACTTTTCTTTTAAATACTTGGTTTAAATTAATTAGATTAAGTAATTATTTTTCTAGTTTTTGTTGATTAAGAAAAATGAAGAAAGGAAGTAATCATTTTATGGAAAAATTAAAGTTGTTAACATTTGAAAATATAGTAGAGCCTCTTTTAAACGAAAGTGTATCATTTATATATTTTCCTATTGAATGGCTTGATATTGTAGAGATACATTATAAGACATTTTTATTAACGAGTAAGTTGAAACGATTGAATGAAAGATTATATGATATGTTTTCTGATATATTATTTATTCAGCATAATCCGTATGTATTAAATGAAAATACACCATGGATTGTATCGAAAGAACCTATTAGAAAAGAACAACTCGATTATATTTTTCAAAGTTGGTATGAGATTATTCATGATTGGAAACCTAATAAATTAATAGAATCGCCAAAATATGAATGGCATTACGATTTAATTTCTAATTTAACCGTATTACATGATAAAGAAGTATATTCTAAGTGGGTGCCCGCTTTAATTTCACATATTTTTTGTGAACGTCCTGTACAATTAGAAAATATAAACGAAGAAGATATATATTTTTCTCCTCTTAGAACACAAAATATTTGTGAGGCGATGTCAGAGCCTATTAAAGATGAAAAAACACAAGACTATTTTGCCTACGTATTTCGGTTCGAATATATAACACGCGGAGGAGAGAATATTCCATTATTAAATGTTTCAATTGGAATTCGGAGATTTTATCAAGAATATAATCATCCAGATATCTCTTTGCTTTTGAGACGAAAACGGGGCATGATTTTAATTTCTACTCCGGAATTTGCATCGAATAATAACAAATTACGGTTTGTAAAACTAAAAGTACAACAAGCTACAAACGGTATAAAATGGATTAAGATATTTAGGAATTTAAAAGATGATTTTCATATAGGTGGAGAAGTTGAATTGGAGCATATTCTTCAATATCCGAAAGATTATATGCTAGGAACAAATCTTAGAGTATTGCTTCCATACAATGAGAGAATATATAAATTTCAAGGTACTAAAATAAAACCAGGTATAAAAGTAAAGGAAAGAGAGTATCTATTTAAAGCGTTTCAGCAAAAATTCGCTTATTTCACATTAATACCAGAATGTAAGAAACTAGAAACAAATAATGAAAACGAAATATTCCCTTTAATTGCTCCGAAAGGATTAGAGACTATAACGTTAGAAATATGGTCTGAAAAAATATCGTTGGAAGTAGAACAAGCGTTATTTGAAAGTGAAATGGTGTTAGCTCAAATCAGTGAGTCATCATATGTATTACATGCAGATAATCCAGTATTGTTAAAAATAGTAAGATGTAATATTGAAAAAGTATTGCAAAATCCATATAAGATGCAATATTGCCAGAAGTATAAAACGGATTTAGTAGAGGATGTTATGAAAGCGGTTTATGCTACTGCAGGTAAGCGCAATGATGCGACATTGGTGTTAATTGCAATGAAAAATTGTGATGGACGTGAAAAAATTGATCCAAAGCAAATTATTAGAGAAGGATTTGCACGAACAAACCGTATTTCAGCATTTATTAATTTATTTATAGGCCAAAGTGTATCTCGTAAAACGATTATAAATGGTATTTTTAGTTTATTAGAACAAAGAGGATTTTTAAAACGTAGTTGGAATAAGATAAATTTACCTTGTACATATGTTAATTTATCAATTGAACGAATCTCGAAATTTGATTTCTTACCCATTTTTTCACAAATAAAAGGAAAAGAAATTTCATATAAATTATATGGGAATACAGAGTGGCAAACGATTGATTATTTATTGTTAAATGTAAATAAACATAATGCCTTTTTACCGCAGCCTTCAAAAAGAAATGATATGGGCATTCAATTTAAACAATTTGTTTCTGAAACATTAACGGAAGTTTTACAACATGCAAAAGAACAAAATGAGCAAGTATACTTCATAATAGATGCGAATGTAAGAAAACATTGGATAAAAGAGTTACAAAATGAAAAAATTGATATAGATACTTTCCCTGACATTGTTCCAGATGTGCTAAAGGTTCCAAACTTAAATGCTGTAAGAATAAATGCATCTTTTGATGTGCCAAAATACGGTGTGATAGAATGTGATGATGTACTGGATAGTACAAGTTTATATATAGATCAAAAAGGAATGTATTATAGCACTGGTGAGTATTCGTCTAATGGTAGTGAAACCTTACATCGATATATACTTGAAATATTCCCGCTAGGCGTAAAAGCTGTTGAAAGGAACTATATTGCCAAAATGGTACATTACATGTGCTGTAATTCAAGTATGCTTTTGGAAAAGAATATACACATGCCATATCCCATGCATATGGCAAGAGTAATAAAGAACTATATGACGGATATAGATGCAAGAGAGTTTAAAGAGTTTGATGATGAATTGGATGTAGATATTATAAAAATAGAAAAGAAAGATTCGATTATTCGGATTTAAATAATAGTAGATAAATCCTGTTCATTATATCGGTCAGGATTTGTCATTTTTTCATGTAAATAAGGATATCTTTTGTCATGTATCTTTTCTTTTACATATTTACTTTATTTCCATACAGGATTAAGATGTTTTTTAGAAATAAAAAACTACATCATACGGAAAAGCTATATGAATTGACTCAAAAGAAATTTGAAAGGAATGAGGAATTGTGAAGAAATTAGATGTGCTATTAATGCTATTGAGCGGCCTCTTTCCAGTTGCAGGAATTTTAAAGCAAATCCCACTAGAACAATCTTTATATATTGGAGGCCTCTTATTTTTTACTAGTTTCGGTAGTTATTTTGCGAAAAAAATATATTCACGTATATGTAGTTGGATAGCGTATGCGCCATTTATTACATTATTGTTAATCATTTGGCATCAAGATATTTCAACTAGTTCAATAATAGCGAATGCGAAAATTGCCGCTTGTATCGCTTTAGTCCCATGTTTATTCCGTTTTCGTACATATGGACTTACTTTCGGTTTATTTGCATTATGGTCCGCTTTACTTTGGGATATGAAAGAAGTACAGTCGTTAGTCATACTTGAACGTATGTCTAGTTTAATGACAAGTAATTTCAAATATATCATGCTTTTAGTTGGTGGACTTATATTTGGTGGATTACTTGCAATGTTAATTTACCGCAAAGAGAAAGATGATAATAAAGAAAATATAAATCTATTTAAACAAAAAAAAGAAACGCAAAAAATTATCCTTTAAGATTCCACTTCCAAGATTACCGAAATTTAGGATGAAATTATTTAAGTTTGGTGGAAAAGTATCTAAACGAAAAACGCCAGAAAAAATACGTGAGCATAATTACGAAGAATCAGCTCCAGCTGCAACATATGAAATGAAAGAGCAAATACATCAACATAAAGAAGGTACGGCTCAAGGACAAACAAGGATGGAACGTCGTAGAAATAGGTATAATGCATAAGAGATTTTAGTAAACCTTTAATGATTTATCATTAAAGGTTTTTTTGTAATTACATATAGATTGCTAATGAGAAATTTATAGCATAATCTAAAGCAGAGGACTCCAATAAAATAATGGGAGGATAAAATGCTTATTATTATATATATTGCCGTCAGTATATTATTTTTAGTTAGCTTTTTACATGTTTACTGGGCTTTCGGAGGTAAGTGGGCGACAAATAGTGTTATTCCAACTAAAGATGGAGAAAAGGCGTTTACACCAGGTGCAGGAATGACATTGATCATTGCGTTATTATTAAGTATGGCAGCAATAATTTTATTACAACAAACTAATATTGTTCATTTTGCATTTCCTAATATTATTGTTCAAGTGGCATCCTGGGTGTGTATGATTGTATTTCTCATAAGAGTAATTGGTGAGTTTCATTATTTTGGTATTTTTAAGCGAAAAAAAGATACCCAATTTGCTAGAATGGATACTGTTTTATATATACCACTTTGTGCATTTTTATCTTTATCATTCTTATTAGCAATTATAACTTGAACATAAAATAGTGGCTGTTTTCTTCAAAATAATATAAACGTGAATTGGCAAATCTAAAAGTGAAAAATCTAGGAGTAAATAAAAAGGATGTAAGCGCCTTTTTACCGAATTATAGATTATTATGAAAGGCGGGTGACACTATGAAGTACGTAAAAGTCAGTATGAATGGTGGAAGTGAACACAAATTTTCGATGACTTTAGCTCGGTTTGAAGAACTTATTACAACAGAGAATGGGCTATTAGAAAATAAATTAGTTAGCATTGAAAATGTAATGATTAATCCTACTAATATATCTTCTGTAGTTGAAAAAATCGGTGTACCGGCTAAATTTATGGAAGCTTAAAAATGTGTACATAAAAAACATCCAGGGGGATGTTTTTTATATGATAATTGTACAATGGATATTTGAACAAATTTTTTAACGATACCTATGCATGTATGAAGTAGCTAGATATGATATTTAATATATGCACAATAAAATAAGTACAAGCATATATTAAATAGTAGGACAAGATCTTCGTGTCCGAATCAATACTCAGAAAAAACCTCTAATCACATTAGGGCATCCCAATAGCAGGGTGCTCTTATTTTTTATGAAAAATGTAGCTCTACAATGGCTTCGTTTCAATTATAGTTTTCTTTAACCTTTAATTTTAAACTTATCTTTTACGTTAATAAAAATTAAGAATAAAATGACAGCAATAATTAAATTAGACAGATAGAAATTTTGGTGAAACAGTAGTTCAAAGGTAACATCAAGTATATACAATAAAGCGACAGCAGGTAATATACAAATAAATATAAATCTCCAATTTTTTAAATAATGTTTATAATTAGTAAGTACTTTTTCCATTAATATTTCTCCTGTAGTTTTTATTTTCTATATAATTATACATTCCAATTAAAGGATTTAACAAGTGTTTAAAATTTATTTAGCAACTATTGTGATTTTGTGTGAT
This genomic window from Bacillus anthracis str. Vollum contains:
- a CDS encoding RNaseH domain-containing protein; this encodes MEKLKLLTFENIVEPLLNESVSFIYFPIEWLDIVEIHYKTFLLTSKLKRLNERLYDMFSDILFIQHNPYVLNENTPWIVSKEPIRKEQLDYIFQSWYEIIHDWKPNKLIESPKYEWHYDLISNLTVLHDKEVYSKWVPALISHIFCERPVQLENINEEDIYFSPLRTQNICEAMSEPIKDEKTQDYFAYVFRFEYITRGGENIPLLNVSIGIRRFYQEYNHPDISLLLRRKRGMILISTPEFASNNNKLRFVKLKVQQATNGIKWIKIFRNLKDDFHIGGEVELEHILQYPKDYMLGTNLRVLLPYNERIYKFQGTKIKPGIKVKEREYLFKAFQQKFAYFTLIPECKKLETNNENEIFPLIAPKGLETITLEIWSEKISLEVEQALFESEMVLAQISESSYVLHADNPVLLKIVRCNIEKVLQNPYKMQYCQKYKTDLVEDVMKAVYATAGKRNDATLVLIAMKNCDGREKIDPKQIIREGFARTNRISAFINLFIGQSVSRKTIINGIFSLLEQRGFLKRSWNKINLPCTYVNLSIERISKFDFLPIFSQIKGKEISYKLYGNTEWQTIDYLLLNVNKHNAFLPQPSKRNDMGIQFKQFVSETLTEVLQHAKEQNEQVYFIIDANVRKHWIKELQNEKIDIDTFPDIVPDVLKVPNLNAVRINASFDVPKYGVIECDDVLDSTSLYIDQKGMYYSTGEYSSNGSETLHRYILEIFPLGVKAVERNYIAKMVHYMCCNSSMLLEKNIHMPYPMHMARVIKNYMTDIDAREFKEFDDELDVDIIKIEKKDSIIRI
- the tenA gene encoding thiaminase II, whose protein sequence is MTFSQSLRKEVDSIWEASFHHPFVKKLGEGTLDLANFRYYVLQDSYYLSHFARVQTLGAAKALELETTARMAHHAQNTYEAELSLHENFAKKLGITQEEKDNFIPAPTAYAYTSHMYRAAYEGHLGDIIAAILPCYWLYYEIGERLKECQPEEPIYNEWISAYGSDWFRTLVEEQITRLDAIAEKVTESDRKRMKQHFVISSQYEYSFWEMAYTLEKWPVDTEVKDVIR
- a CDS encoding DUF3995 domain-containing protein; the protein is MLIIIYIAVSILFLVSFLHVYWAFGGKWATNSVIPTKDGEKAFTPGAGMTLIIALLLSMAAIILLQQTNIVHFAFPNIIVQVASWVCMIVFLIRVIGEFHYFGIFKRKKDTQFARMDTVLYIPLCAFLSLSFLLAIIT
- the ddlB gene encoding D-alanine--D-alanine ligase, whose protein sequence is MRIGVIMGGVSSEKQVSIMTGNEMIANLDKNKYEIVPITLNEKMDLIEKAKDIDFALLALHGKYGEDGTVQGTLESLGIPYSGSNMLSSGICMDKNISKKILRYEGIETPDWIELTKMEDLNFDELDKLGFPLVVKPNSGGSSVGVKIVYDKDELISMLETVFEWDSEVVIEKYIKGEEITCSIFDGKQLPIISIRHAAEFFDYNAKYDDASTIEEVIELPAELKERVNKASLACYKALKCSVYARVDMMVKDGIPYVMEVNTLPGMTQASLLPKSADAAGIHYSKLLDMIIETSLRVRKEEGF